The following are encoded together in the Raineyella sp. LH-20 genome:
- a CDS encoding DUF3263 domain-containing protein, with protein MTASVPAAPFPELGERERRLLDFEGAWWKYAAGKDEGIREQFGLSATRYYQALNALLDDPAALAYDPLLVQRLRRERDRRQRERSARRLNGRPGTASR; from the coding sequence ATGACCGCCTCCGTCCCCGCCGCCCCTTTCCCGGAACTCGGCGAACGGGAGCGGCGGCTGCTCGATTTCGAGGGTGCCTGGTGGAAGTACGCCGCCGGCAAGGACGAGGGCATCCGCGAGCAGTTCGGTCTCTCGGCGACGCGCTACTACCAGGCGCTCAACGCCCTGCTGGACGACCCGGCGGCCCTGGCGTACGACCCGCTGCTGGTCCAGCGGCTGCGCCGGGAGCGCGACCGACGTCAGCGGGAACGCTCGGCCCGCCGTCTGAACGGCCGCCCCGGCACGGCCTCCCGATAA